Proteins encoded together in one Micromonospora auratinigra window:
- a CDS encoding acyltransferase domain-containing protein: MLAVLSPGQGSQKPGFLTPWLDLPGAEARLRWWSALAGVDLVHLGTGADADEIRDTARTQPLLVAAALLAAEHLPMYDVALVAGHSVGELGAAALAGVLPAEAAVTLAGVRGREMAAACALEPTGMAAVLGGDPDEVVAAIEAHGLHPANRNGAGQIVAAGALDALDKLAAEPPTRARVTRLKVAGAFHTPYMAPAEAALAGVAAGITPADPARILLSNLDGAAVNHGREMVQRLVRQVTAPVRWDLCLRTLADLGVTGVIELPPAGTLANLVKRELKGEGAPEIVTLNTPDDLPAARDLIARHSGLRGHEPVVQFRVVVSPAAGAFAPLADLAEGAELRAGQVIGQVATRQGPVEVTAHAGGLLTEWLAHHDDPVAPGQPLARIGGHA, encoded by the coding sequence GTGCTCGCCGTACTCTCCCCTGGACAGGGCTCGCAGAAGCCCGGCTTCCTGACCCCCTGGCTCGACCTGCCCGGCGCCGAGGCGCGACTGCGGTGGTGGTCCGCGCTGGCCGGGGTCGACCTGGTCCACCTCGGCACCGGGGCGGACGCGGACGAGATCCGGGACACCGCCCGCACCCAGCCGCTGCTCGTCGCCGCCGCGCTGCTCGCCGCCGAGCACCTGCCGATGTACGACGTCGCGCTGGTCGCCGGACACAGCGTCGGCGAGCTGGGCGCCGCCGCCCTGGCCGGGGTGCTCCCCGCCGAGGCCGCCGTGACGCTCGCCGGGGTACGCGGCCGGGAGATGGCCGCCGCCTGCGCGCTGGAGCCCACCGGGATGGCCGCCGTGCTCGGCGGCGACCCGGACGAGGTGGTCGCCGCGATCGAGGCGCACGGGCTGCACCCGGCCAACCGCAACGGCGCCGGCCAGATCGTCGCCGCCGGCGCGCTCGACGCGCTGGACAAGCTCGCCGCCGAGCCGCCCACCCGGGCCCGGGTCACCCGACTGAAGGTGGCCGGCGCGTTCCACACGCCGTACATGGCCCCGGCCGAGGCCGCCCTGGCCGGGGTGGCCGCCGGGATCACCCCCGCCGACCCGGCCCGGATCCTGCTGTCCAACCTCGACGGCGCGGCCGTCAACCACGGGCGGGAGATGGTGCAGCGGCTGGTCCGCCAGGTCACCGCCCCGGTCCGCTGGGACCTGTGCCTGCGCACGCTGGCCGACCTGGGCGTCACCGGCGTGATCGAGCTGCCGCCGGCCGGCACCCTGGCCAACCTGGTCAAGCGGGAGCTCAAGGGCGAGGGCGCACCCGAGATCGTCACCCTGAACACCCCCGACGACCTGCCCGCCGCGCGGGACCTGATCGCCCGGCACAGCGGCCTGCGCGGCCACGAGCCGGTGGTCCAGTTCCGGGTGGTGGTCTCCCCCGCCGCCGGCGCGTTCGCGCCGCTGGCCGACCTGGCCGAGGGCGCCGAGCTGCGCGCCGGCCAGGTGATCGGGCAGGTGGCCACCCGGCAGGGGCCGGTCGAGGTCACCGCGCACGCCGGCGGGCTGCTCACCGAGTGGCTCGCCCACCACGACGACCCGGTCGCCCCGGGCCAGCCGCTCGCCCGCATCGGAGGCCACGCATGA
- a CDS encoding copper resistance CopC family protein: protein MARTWSVVLGVALGVSVLLPAAPAAAHNSLTGSDPKDGARLATAPKRIELRFLARPAPDTTKITVTGPDNVPAGVGAPTFAGSRVSVPFTAGPAGVYIVAYQVSSTDGHQVKGELRFTLTTGAPTASAAPTSAAPSTPVAPPSAGLSPTPAAARAQDDGGTGRWWLVGAVVVLGALGGVLLLRRRRA from the coding sequence GTGGCGCGTACCTGGTCGGTGGTTCTCGGTGTGGCGCTCGGAGTGTCGGTGCTCCTGCCGGCCGCCCCGGCCGCCGCGCACAACTCGTTGACCGGCAGTGATCCGAAGGACGGGGCCCGGCTGGCGACCGCGCCGAAGCGGATCGAACTCCGCTTCCTGGCCCGCCCGGCCCCCGATACGACGAAGATCACAGTCACCGGGCCGGACAACGTGCCGGCCGGGGTGGGCGCGCCGACCTTCGCCGGCAGCCGGGTGAGCGTGCCGTTCACCGCCGGGCCAGCCGGCGTCTACATCGTCGCCTACCAGGTTTCCTCGACCGACGGACACCAGGTGAAGGGCGAACTCCGCTTCACCCTGACCACCGGAGCACCGACCGCTTCCGCCGCCCCGACCTCGGCCGCGCCGAGCACCCCGGTCGCCCCGCCGAGCGCCGGCTTGAGCCCGACACCCGCCGCCGCCCGGGCGCAGGACGACGGGGGTACGGGACGGTGGTGGCTCGTCGGCGCGGTGGTCGTGCTCGGCGCGCTCGGCGGGGTGCTGCTGCTCCGGCGTCGCCGGGCCTGA
- a CDS encoding beta-ketoacyl-ACP synthase III, whose amino-acid sequence MTGSKIVAMGHYQPSRVVTNDELAQLVDTNDEWIRDRVGIVTRRIAGDETVADMAAAAAGKALANSGLTAADIDLVVVATCTSVDRSPNVACRVAAKLGITAPGAYDLNTACSGFAYALGTVDHAIRAGAARNAIVIGAEKLSDFTDWTDRSTCIIFADGAGAAVVTATAEDEPAGVGPVVWGSVPEKSDAVRIEGWRPYIAQEGQAVFRWATTALAPLALQACERAGVDPSELAAFVPHQANARIIDGIAKRLNIPDTIVAKDIVESGNTSAASVPLALSKLVERREVPAGAPVLLFGFGGGLTYAGQVVRCP is encoded by the coding sequence ATGACCGGCAGCAAGATCGTCGCGATGGGGCACTACCAGCCCTCCCGGGTGGTGACCAACGACGAGCTGGCCCAGCTGGTCGACACCAACGACGAGTGGATCCGGGACCGGGTCGGCATCGTCACCCGCCGGATCGCCGGCGACGAGACGGTCGCCGACATGGCCGCCGCCGCGGCCGGCAAGGCGCTGGCCAACTCCGGCCTGACCGCCGCCGACATCGACCTCGTCGTGGTGGCCACCTGCACGTCGGTCGACCGCAGCCCGAACGTGGCCTGTCGGGTCGCCGCCAAGCTGGGCATCACCGCCCCGGGCGCGTACGACCTCAACACCGCCTGCTCGGGCTTCGCGTACGCGCTGGGCACCGTCGACCACGCGATCCGGGCCGGCGCGGCCCGCAACGCGATCGTCATCGGCGCCGAGAAGCTCTCCGACTTCACCGACTGGACCGACCGCTCGACCTGCATCATCTTCGCCGACGGCGCGGGTGCGGCGGTGGTCACCGCGACCGCCGAGGACGAGCCAGCCGGGGTCGGCCCGGTGGTCTGGGGCTCGGTGCCGGAGAAGAGCGACGCGGTCCGCATCGAGGGCTGGCGCCCGTACATCGCGCAGGAGGGGCAGGCGGTGTTCCGCTGGGCCACCACCGCGCTCGCCCCGCTGGCCCTGCAGGCCTGCGAGCGGGCCGGGGTCGACCCGTCCGAGCTGGCCGCCTTCGTCCCGCACCAGGCCAACGCCCGGATCATCGACGGGATCGCCAAGCGGCTGAACATCCCCGACACGATCGTCGCGAAGGACATCGTCGAGTCCGGCAACACGTCGGCGGCGAGCGTGCCGCTGGCCCTGTCCAAGCTGGTCGAGCGGCGGGAGGTGCCCGCGGGCGCCCCGGTGCTGCTGTTCGGCTTCGGCGGCGGCCTGACCTACGCCGGTCAGGTCGTCCGCTGCCCCTGA
- a CDS encoding NADP-dependent oxidoreductase, translated as MKAIAIDAYGPADRLTLRELPTPPVGPDTVLVRVRAAGVNPVDWKVREGHLAAALPTHFPLVPGWDAAGVVEAVGPAVTGFAVGDEVIGYVRRDDVQHGTYAELVPAPERCLADKPAQASWAEAGGLPLAGLTAYQALQLARTGGGDTVLVHGAAGGVGHLAVQVARALGADRVIGTASEANHDFVRSLGAEPVSYGDGLLDRIRAVAPDGVDVALDLFGGAALDVSAELLARPARLLSTADPEHVTRLGGSYVFVKPSTADLTALAGLVDAGRLTVHVARTFPLAEAAEAQRLVEAGHVRGKVVLEV; from the coding sequence GTGAAGGCGATCGCGATCGACGCGTACGGCCCTGCCGACCGGCTCACCCTGCGCGAGCTGCCCACGCCACCGGTCGGCCCGGACACGGTCCTGGTGCGGGTCCGCGCCGCCGGGGTGAACCCGGTCGACTGGAAGGTCCGCGAGGGCCATCTCGCCGCCGCCCTGCCGACCCACTTCCCGCTGGTGCCCGGCTGGGACGCGGCCGGCGTGGTGGAGGCGGTCGGCCCGGCGGTGACCGGGTTCGCCGTCGGCGACGAGGTGATCGGGTACGTCCGCCGCGACGACGTGCAGCACGGCACGTACGCGGAGCTGGTGCCCGCCCCCGAACGCTGCCTGGCCGACAAGCCGGCGCAGGCGTCCTGGGCCGAGGCGGGTGGCCTGCCGCTGGCCGGGCTGACCGCGTACCAGGCGTTGCAGCTGGCCCGTACCGGCGGCGGGGACACCGTGCTGGTGCACGGTGCGGCCGGCGGGGTGGGGCACCTGGCGGTGCAGGTGGCCCGGGCGCTCGGCGCGGACCGGGTGATCGGCACCGCGAGCGAGGCGAACCACGACTTCGTCCGGTCGCTGGGCGCGGAGCCGGTGAGCTACGGCGACGGCCTGCTGGACCGGATCCGCGCGGTCGCGCCCGACGGGGTGGACGTGGCGCTGGACCTGTTCGGCGGCGCGGCGCTGGACGTCTCGGCCGAGCTGCTGGCCCGACCGGCCCGGCTGCTCTCCACCGCCGACCCGGAGCACGTGACCCGGCTCGGCGGCAGCTACGTCTTCGTCAAGCCGTCCACCGCCGACCTGACCGCACTGGCCGGCCTGGTCGACGCCGGCCGGCTGACCGTGCACGTGGCGCGGACCTTCCCGCTGGCCGAGGCCGCCGAGGCGCAGCGTCTGGTCGAGGCGGGGCACGTCCGGGGCAAGGTGGTGCTGGAGGTGTGA
- a CDS encoding GH1 family beta-glucosidase, which yields MTTAPMPEFPAGFRWGVSTSAYQIEGAATADGRGPSIWDTFAHEPGRIVDGSTGDEACDHYHRYAEDVALLAGLGVDAYRFSIAWPRVQPTGTGRANPAGLDFYDRLVDTLLAHGVDPVATLFHWDLPQALQDAGGWLNRDTADRFAEYADLVAARLGDRVKLWITLNEPFIHMSLGHGTGVHAPGRMLLFDAFPVAHHQLLGHGLAVSALRARSSSPVAIANNYSPVRLAGGTDADRAAGAAYDALHNRLFTDPLLGLGYPEELGVDPGLVRDGDLAVVAAPVDVLGVNYYNPTGIRAAEEGSPLPFEIVPLDGYPRTAFDWPVAPDGLRELLVGLRDRYGDALPPIQVTESGCAYDDVPDADGRVDDPERIGYLDGHVRAVREAIDDGVDVTGYFVWSLLDNWEWAEGFTKRFGLVHVDYATQRRTPKASYAWFRDLVRR from the coding sequence ATGACGACCGCGCCGATGCCCGAGTTCCCCGCCGGCTTCCGGTGGGGGGTGTCCACCTCCGCGTACCAGATCGAGGGGGCGGCCACCGCCGACGGCCGGGGTCCGTCCATCTGGGACACCTTCGCCCACGAACCGGGCCGGATCGTCGACGGCAGCACCGGCGACGAGGCCTGCGACCACTACCACCGGTACGCCGAGGACGTCGCCCTGCTGGCCGGGCTCGGCGTCGACGCGTACCGGTTCTCGATCGCCTGGCCCCGGGTGCAGCCCACCGGCACCGGTCGGGCCAATCCGGCCGGGCTGGACTTCTACGACCGGCTGGTGGACACGCTGCTCGCCCACGGCGTCGACCCGGTCGCCACGCTCTTCCACTGGGACCTGCCGCAGGCGCTCCAGGACGCGGGCGGCTGGCTCAACCGGGACACCGCCGACCGCTTCGCCGAGTACGCCGACCTGGTCGCCGCCCGGCTCGGCGACCGGGTGAAGCTCTGGATCACGCTGAACGAGCCGTTCATCCACATGAGCCTCGGCCACGGGACGGGCGTGCACGCCCCCGGCCGGATGCTGCTCTTCGACGCCTTCCCGGTGGCCCACCACCAACTCCTCGGGCACGGCCTCGCGGTCTCCGCGTTGCGCGCCCGCAGCAGCAGCCCGGTCGCGATCGCCAACAACTACTCCCCGGTGCGGCTGGCCGGCGGCACCGACGCCGACCGGGCCGCCGGGGCGGCGTACGACGCCCTGCACAACCGGCTCTTCACCGATCCGCTGCTCGGTCTCGGGTACCCGGAGGAACTCGGCGTCGACCCGGGCCTGGTCCGGGACGGGGACCTGGCGGTCGTCGCCGCGCCGGTCGACGTGCTCGGGGTGAACTACTACAACCCGACCGGCATCCGGGCCGCCGAGGAGGGCTCGCCGCTGCCGTTCGAGATCGTGCCGCTGGACGGCTACCCGCGTACCGCCTTCGACTGGCCGGTGGCCCCGGACGGGCTGCGCGAACTGCTGGTCGGGCTGCGCGACCGGTACGGCGACGCGCTGCCCCCGATCCAGGTGACCGAGAGCGGCTGCGCGTACGACGACGTGCCGGACGCCGACGGTCGGGTCGACGACCCGGAGCGGATCGGGTACCTCGACGGGCACGTCCGGGCGGTCCGCGAGGCGATCGACGACGGCGTCGACGTGACCGGGTACTTCGTCTGGTCGCTGCTGGACAACTGGGAGTGGGCCGAGGGGTTCACCAAACGGTTCGGCCTGGTGCACGTCGACTACGCCACCCAGCGGCGTACCCCCAAGGCGTCGTACGCCTGGTTCCGGGATCTGGTGCGGCGGTGA
- a CDS encoding MFS transporter: MTTVDPTPAALPAALAEPTVPVRRSWIALIFAANLGVWMAFFTPIQVLLPQQIERIAPGDKEAMLAVVTGLGALAAVLANPLAGALSDRTSPRLAKRHLGRRHVWTASGAVIGALALVLLARQDTIAGVALGWVAAQVCFNAMLASLTAAIPDRVPVAQRGGVSGWVGIPQALGLVVGAVLVTAVVTGNAAGYAAIALAVLLLSLPFALLTQDDPLPREHRPTLRLRDLLGSMWISPRRHPDFAWAWFTRFLVQLGNALGTLYLLYFLTDGVRVADPEGGLLVLILLYTLGMVLTAVLAGRLSDRSGRRKVYVIVSGLIMAVAALLLAVAPVWPMAVVAALLLGAGYGVYLAVDAALITQVLPTATDRAKDLGVINIANSAPQVLGPALSAPIVVHLGGYPTLYAATAVVTVVGSALVLKIRSVP, encoded by the coding sequence GTGACCACGGTGGACCCGACGCCGGCCGCGCTGCCGGCGGCGCTCGCCGAACCGACCGTGCCGGTCCGGCGGAGCTGGATCGCGCTGATCTTCGCGGCCAACCTGGGCGTCTGGATGGCCTTCTTCACCCCGATCCAGGTGCTGCTGCCGCAGCAGATCGAGCGGATCGCGCCGGGCGACAAGGAGGCGATGCTGGCGGTCGTCACGGGCCTCGGGGCGCTCGCCGCGGTGCTGGCCAACCCGCTGGCCGGCGCGCTGTCGGACCGGACCTCGCCCCGGCTGGCGAAGCGGCACCTGGGCCGCCGGCACGTGTGGACCGCGTCCGGGGCGGTCATCGGCGCACTGGCCCTGGTGCTGCTCGCCCGGCAGGACACCATCGCGGGCGTCGCGCTCGGCTGGGTCGCCGCCCAGGTCTGCTTCAACGCGATGCTGGCCAGCCTCACCGCCGCCATCCCGGACCGGGTGCCGGTGGCCCAGCGCGGCGGCGTCTCCGGCTGGGTGGGCATCCCCCAGGCGCTCGGCCTGGTGGTCGGCGCGGTGCTGGTCACCGCCGTGGTCACCGGCAACGCCGCCGGGTACGCCGCGATCGCGCTGGCGGTGCTGCTGCTGTCGCTGCCGTTCGCGCTGCTCACCCAGGACGATCCGCTGCCCCGGGAGCACCGGCCCACGCTGCGGCTGCGCGACCTGCTCGGCTCGATGTGGATCAGCCCGCGCCGGCACCCCGACTTCGCCTGGGCCTGGTTCACCCGGTTCCTGGTCCAGCTCGGTAACGCCCTCGGCACGCTCTACCTGCTGTACTTCCTCACCGACGGGGTGCGGGTGGCCGACCCCGAGGGCGGCCTGCTGGTGCTGATCCTGCTCTACACGCTGGGCATGGTGCTGACCGCCGTGCTGGCCGGGCGGCTCTCCGACCGCTCCGGCCGGCGCAAGGTCTACGTGATCGTCTCCGGGCTGATCATGGCGGTGGCCGCGCTGCTGCTCGCGGTCGCGCCGGTCTGGCCGATGGCGGTGGTCGCGGCGCTGCTGCTCGGCGCCGGCTACGGCGTCTACCTGGCGGTGGACGCCGCGTTGATCACGCAGGTGCTGCCGACCGCCACCGACCGGGCCAAGGACCTCGGGGTGATCAACATCGCCAACTCGGCGCCCCAGGTGCTCGGCCCGGCGCTCTCCGCCCCGATCGTGGTCCACCTGGGCGGCTATCCCACCCTGTACGCGGCCACCGCGGTGGTCACCGTGGTCGGCAGCGCCCTGGTCCTGAAGATCCGCTCGGTGCCCTGA
- a CDS encoding SRPBCC family protein has product MILVERSAHVVAPVEAVWDVVQRAEQLPAWLAGVRAAEVLSGEGFGRRQLVQAGRGAAHEAEVIAYQEPTLIGWRERAKGAGARSEARTEIYVQLTPDEEEGGTIVRLIVVRWPAGPVKAALLRLGLRRVGADLEDSLARLTDLAAVG; this is encoded by the coding sequence ATGATCCTCGTGGAACGCAGTGCGCACGTGGTGGCGCCGGTGGAAGCGGTCTGGGACGTCGTGCAGCGGGCCGAGCAGTTGCCGGCCTGGCTGGCGGGGGTCCGCGCGGCCGAGGTCCTCTCCGGGGAGGGCTTCGGCCGGCGACAACTGGTCCAGGCCGGGCGCGGCGCGGCGCACGAGGCCGAGGTGATCGCCTACCAGGAGCCGACCCTGATCGGGTGGCGCGAACGGGCCAAGGGCGCCGGTGCCCGGTCCGAGGCGCGCACCGAGATCTACGTACAGCTGACCCCGGACGAGGAGGAGGGCGGGACGATCGTGCGACTCATCGTCGTGCGGTGGCCCGCCGGGCCGGTCAAGGCCGCCCTGCTCCGCCTCGGCCTGCGTCGGGTGGGTGCCGACCTGGAGGACTCGCTGGCCCGGCTGACCGATCTGGCCGCCGTCGGCTGA
- the gltX gene encoding glutamate--tRNA ligase, with amino-acid sequence MTVRVRFAPSPTGMFHVGGARSALQNWIYAKQQGGVFVLRIEDTDAARNKPEWTEGILSALDWIGIARGSYEGPYFQSSYAGEHRAAAQRLYDGGRAYYCDCTREDVQARTGSQYQGYDGFCRDRGLGPGEGRALRFRTPDEGATVVVDLIRGEPTFENKLIEDFVIARGDGSPVFLLANVVDDMTMGITHVIRAEEHLPNTPKQQLLWDALGVKPPIWAHVPVVVNEKRQKLSKRRDKVALEAYKDEGYLADAMRNYLMLLGWAPSGDREIVPWSVIEEEFRLAEVNPSPAFFDEKKLRAFNGEYIRALPVEEFVAACQPWLTGTETIAPPPWQPEEFDPAAFAAVAPLAQTRIAVLSEIVPNVDFLFLADPLIDEAAWAKAMKEGAADLLDAAIAAFGALESWDAESLKSTLEAVGAERGLKLGKAQAPVRVAVTGRTVGLPLFESLEVLGRERTLTRLRAARVRLV; translated from the coding sequence GTGACGGTACGTGTACGCTTCGCCCCCTCCCCGACCGGTATGTTCCACGTCGGCGGTGCCCGCTCGGCCCTGCAGAACTGGATCTACGCCAAGCAGCAGGGCGGGGTGTTCGTGCTCCGCATCGAGGACACCGACGCGGCCCGCAACAAGCCCGAGTGGACCGAGGGCATCCTCTCCGCGCTCGACTGGATCGGCATCGCCCGGGGCAGCTACGAGGGCCCGTACTTCCAGTCGTCGTACGCGGGCGAGCACCGCGCCGCCGCCCAGCGGCTGTACGACGGCGGCCGGGCGTACTACTGCGACTGCACCCGCGAGGACGTGCAGGCCCGCACCGGCTCGCAGTACCAGGGCTACGACGGCTTCTGCCGGGACCGCGGGCTCGGCCCGGGCGAGGGGCGGGCGCTGCGCTTCCGCACCCCGGACGAGGGCGCGACCGTGGTGGTCGACCTGATCCGTGGCGAGCCGACCTTCGAGAACAAGCTGATCGAGGACTTCGTCATCGCCCGTGGTGACGGCTCCCCGGTGTTCCTGCTGGCCAACGTGGTCGACGACATGACCATGGGGATCACCCACGTGATCCGGGCCGAGGAGCACCTGCCCAACACCCCGAAGCAGCAGCTGCTCTGGGACGCGCTCGGGGTGAAGCCGCCGATCTGGGCGCACGTGCCCGTGGTGGTCAACGAGAAGCGGCAGAAGCTGTCCAAGCGGCGCGACAAGGTCGCCCTGGAGGCGTACAAGGACGAGGGCTACCTCGCCGACGCGATGCGCAACTACCTGATGCTGCTCGGCTGGGCGCCGTCGGGCGACCGGGAGATCGTGCCCTGGTCGGTGATCGAGGAGGAGTTCCGGCTGGCCGAGGTGAACCCGTCCCCGGCGTTCTTCGACGAGAAGAAGCTGCGCGCGTTCAACGGCGAGTACATCCGCGCGCTGCCGGTCGAGGAGTTCGTCGCGGCCTGCCAGCCGTGGCTCACCGGCACGGAGACCATCGCCCCGCCGCCGTGGCAGCCCGAGGAGTTCGACCCGGCCGCGTTCGCCGCGGTGGCGCCGCTGGCGCAGACCCGGATCGCGGTACTCAGCGAGATCGTGCCGAACGTCGACTTCCTCTTCCTGGCCGACCCACTGATCGACGAGGCGGCCTGGGCGAAGGCGATGAAGGAGGGCGCGGCGGACCTGCTGGACGCGGCGATCGCCGCGTTCGGGGCGCTGGAGTCCTGGGACGCCGAGTCGCTGAAGTCCACCCTGGAGGCGGTGGGCGCGGAGCGCGGGCTGAAGCTGGGCAAGGCCCAGGCCCCGGTCCGGGTCGCCGTCACCGGCCGTACCGTCGGGCTGCCGCTCTTCGAGTCCCTGGAGGTGCTCGGCCGTGAGCGCACGCTGACCCGGCTGCGCGCCGCCCGGGTGCGCCTGGTCTGA
- a CDS encoding PucR family transcriptional regulator gives MSPVARGAGAAVPALGVEPLLSACQARAVSEPGGTELSATLRRIERAAGALATSSVARMDESLPWFRELPADQRSWVTLVAQAGVRSLVQWLRQGGGATDSTQEVSDEVFATAPQALARSISLQQTVALIKVTIEVVEEQVSHLAVEGEEQPLREAVLRFSREIAFAAARVYARAAETRGSWDARLQALLVDALLRGDSPDVLASRAAALGWSDAPPVAVVVGRSPGGEVAAVLHTVYRQARRIGVEVIGGVHGDRLVIVLGGATDPLAATEKLLDAFGDGPVVVGPAVPSLDEATDSTRSALAGFRAAPAWPTAPRPVAAADLLPERSLAGDAEARRRLRHDVYAALVRAGGELLETLDAFFAAGGTLESAARALFVHPNTVRYRLKRVAEVTGFSPLAPRDAFALQVALTVGRLDPVVPAVAPVPNQTPNASSRKTAQTGDDSRRSL, from the coding sequence TTGTCGCCGGTCGCCCGGGGCGCCGGCGCGGCGGTCCCCGCCCTCGGGGTGGAGCCCCTGCTCAGCGCATGTCAGGCTAGGGCGGTGAGCGAGCCGGGCGGGACCGAACTGTCGGCGACCCTGCGCCGGATCGAACGCGCCGCGGGGGCGCTGGCCACCTCCAGCGTGGCCCGGATGGACGAGAGCCTGCCCTGGTTCCGGGAGCTGCCGGCCGACCAGCGGTCCTGGGTGACGCTGGTCGCCCAGGCCGGCGTCCGCTCGCTGGTGCAGTGGCTGCGCCAGGGGGGCGGCGCGACGGACAGCACCCAGGAGGTCTCGGACGAGGTCTTCGCCACCGCGCCGCAGGCGCTGGCCCGGTCGATCAGCCTCCAGCAGACGGTGGCCCTGATCAAGGTGACCATCGAGGTGGTCGAGGAGCAGGTCTCGCACCTGGCCGTCGAGGGCGAGGAGCAGCCGCTGCGGGAGGCGGTGCTGCGCTTCTCCCGCGAGATCGCCTTCGCCGCCGCCCGGGTCTACGCCCGGGCCGCCGAGACCCGCGGCTCGTGGGACGCCCGGCTCCAGGCACTGCTGGTGGACGCGCTGCTGCGCGGTGACTCACCCGACGTGCTGGCCAGCCGGGCGGCCGCGCTGGGCTGGTCGGACGCGCCGCCGGTGGCGGTGGTGGTGGGGCGTTCCCCGGGCGGCGAGGTGGCCGCCGTGCTGCACACCGTCTACCGGCAGGCCCGCCGGATCGGGGTCGAGGTGATCGGCGGCGTGCACGGCGACCGGCTGGTGATCGTGCTGGGCGGCGCGACGGACCCGCTGGCGGCGACCGAGAAGCTGCTCGACGCGTTCGGCGACGGGCCGGTGGTGGTCGGTCCGGCCGTGCCCAGCCTGGACGAGGCGACCGACTCGACGCGGTCGGCCCTGGCCGGTTTCCGGGCGGCCCCGGCCTGGCCCACCGCGCCGCGCCCGGTGGCCGCGGCGGACCTGCTGCCGGAGCGTTCGCTGGCCGGGGACGCGGAGGCCCGGCGCCGGCTGCGTCACGACGTGTACGCGGCGCTGGTCCGGGCCGGCGGCGAGCTGCTGGAGACGCTGGACGCGTTCTTCGCCGCCGGGGGCACGCTGGAGAGTGCCGCCCGGGCGCTCTTCGTGCACCCGAACACGGTGCGCTACCGGTTGAAGCGGGTCGCCGAGGTGACCGGTTTCTCGCCGCTGGCACCCCGGGACGCGTTCGCCCTCCAGGTGGCGTTGACGGTGGGTCGGCTCGACCCGGTGGTCCCGGCGGTCGCACCCGTCCCGAACCAGACACCGAACGCATCTTCGCGCAAAACAGCACAGACGGGTGATGATTCCCGCCGATCTTTGTAG
- the pyrE gene encoding orotate phosphoribosyltransferase — protein MTDASTARAALARDIDATCRLTGRFVLRSGRIADEYFDKYRFEADPVLLDRVAAGLAELVPPGTEVLAGLEMGGIPVVTALARHVGLPCAFVRKTAKAYGTARLAEGADVAGRRVLVVEDVVTSGGQVVISTGQLRELGAIVEQAICVIDRGEGGTEALAGHGIALRALLTRADLDAAR, from the coding sequence GTGACCGACGCCTCGACCGCCCGCGCCGCGCTGGCCCGCGACATCGACGCCACCTGCCGCCTCACCGGACGCTTCGTGCTCCGCTCCGGCCGGATCGCCGACGAGTACTTCGACAAGTACCGGTTCGAGGCCGACCCGGTGCTGCTGGACCGGGTCGCCGCCGGCCTGGCCGAACTGGTGCCGCCCGGCACCGAGGTGCTGGCCGGCCTGGAGATGGGCGGCATTCCGGTGGTGACCGCGCTGGCCCGGCACGTCGGGCTGCCCTGCGCGTTCGTCCGCAAGACCGCGAAGGCGTACGGGACCGCGCGGCTGGCCGAGGGCGCGGACGTCGCCGGCCGGCGGGTGCTGGTCGTCGAGGACGTGGTGACCTCCGGCGGCCAGGTGGTGATCTCCACCGGTCAGCTCCGGGAGCTGGGCGCGATCGTCGAGCAGGCGATCTGCGTCATCGACCGCGGCGAGGGCGGGACGGAGGCGCTCGCCGGGCACGGCATCGCGCTGCGCGCCCTGCTCACCCGCGCCGACCTCGACGCCGCCCGCTGA